From Zavarzinella sp., one genomic window encodes:
- a CDS encoding exosortase/archaeosortase family protein, translating into MNHLKRIPASAWLLVIALVWTYFPALTQLLNKYLNDPQYSHGILVPFFALFLWMRRPIDATAAVKPWPIVGGTLLVGALSMHLLATAISFLTLNALSILLSVLALIMIYRGKSGIRQSWPALIFLLFMVPMPYQSERILGAELQNIGTICTTLLLQCFGQPAIRDGNLILIGEVRLGVVEACSGLRMMVTFAAFCVAAVLVLERHWVHKLLILLSCVPIALLVNILRITATGLCHIWLKDSASKTKVMDFLHDFNGWMMMPVGLAFLLLELWVLKHLLVEKPVKATPIQRDTNEQRRPLHRGPSILLSRSAS; encoded by the coding sequence ATGAATCACTTAAAACGCATCCCGGCTTCTGCCTGGCTGCTCGTCATTGCACTTGTCTGGACCTACTTCCCTGCGTTAACACAACTATTAAACAAATATCTGAACGACCCACAGTATTCGCACGGCATTCTGGTTCCTTTTTTCGCATTATTTCTGTGGATGCGTCGACCCATCGACGCCACCGCTGCTGTGAAACCGTGGCCGATCGTGGGTGGCACCCTGCTGGTGGGGGCGTTATCGATGCACCTGCTGGCAACCGCCATCAGTTTTCTGACACTGAACGCGTTAAGCATCCTGTTGAGCGTGCTGGCACTGATCATGATTTATCGTGGCAAGTCAGGCATCCGGCAAAGTTGGCCCGCACTGATCTTTTTGCTGTTTATGGTGCCGATGCCATATCAATCCGAACGGATTCTGGGTGCGGAACTACAAAATATCGGTACGATCTGCACCACTTTACTATTGCAGTGCTTCGGGCAACCCGCCATCCGCGATGGCAATCTGATTCTGATTGGCGAAGTCCGACTGGGCGTAGTCGAAGCATGTAGTGGGCTGAGGATGATGGTGACTTTTGCCGCCTTCTGCGTGGCTGCGGTGCTGGTTCTGGAACGCCATTGGGTTCATAAATTGCTGATTCTGCTCAGTTGTGTGCCAATTGCATTGTTGGTTAACATTCTGCGAATTACTGCAACTGGTTTGTGCCACATCTGGTTGAAAGACAGTGCCAGCAAGACCAAAGTCATGGATTTTCTGCACGATTTCAATGGCTGGATGATGATGCCGGTGGGGCTGGCCTTTCTCCTGCTGGAACTGTGGGTGCTGAAGCACCTGCTCGTGGAAAAACCGGTGAAAGCCACACCGATCCAGCGTGACACGAACGAACAGCGTCGTCCCCTGCACCGTGGGCCATCGATTCTGCTGAGCCGTTCCGCTTCCTGA
- a CDS encoding DUF1559 domain-containing protein: MHSNIRKHRGFTLIELLVVIAIIAILIGLLLPAVQKVREAANRSKCSNNLKQIGLACHNYEGTNGMFPPGLNIPIGSSSGMVFPTNALVTSGKIGQPPFPNKFGSWLAWILPFVEQDNIQKNYNFDVREYGNTDGPNSIGAQKIKIYMCPSDFIPQEVITYTTGGTTYHFGINSYFGNGGVKSWFISTATFDGVFQINSKTSIATITDGTSNTFLAGERYSKDNEWADLPNRRGWAWSNYNSPQDCLAGTLQPINYTMPAGVGPSPSFTYQDNRLSSFGSGHTGGANFVFCDGSVRFIAATSTASLANLQLLARISDGQVATLP; encoded by the coding sequence ATGCATTCCAACATTCGTAAGCATCGCGGGTTCACTCTCATTGAGTTGCTCGTGGTCATTGCCATTATCGCAATCCTGATCGGCTTATTGCTGCCAGCCGTACAAAAAGTGCGGGAAGCAGCTAACCGTTCCAAGTGCAGCAACAATTTGAAACAAATCGGCCTGGCCTGCCATAACTATGAAGGCACCAACGGCATGTTTCCTCCAGGATTGAACATCCCAATCGGTTCATCGTCGGGTATGGTTTTTCCCACCAATGCACTGGTAACAAGTGGTAAGATTGGTCAGCCACCGTTCCCTAACAAGTTTGGTTCCTGGTTGGCCTGGATTCTGCCATTCGTGGAACAGGATAACATTCAGAAGAATTACAACTTTGACGTGCGGGAATATGGCAACACCGACGGCCCGAACTCGATTGGTGCCCAGAAAATCAAGATTTACATGTGTCCTTCCGACTTTATCCCTCAGGAAGTGATTACTTACACCACCGGTGGCACCACATACCACTTCGGTATCAACAGCTATTTCGGTAACGGTGGGGTGAAATCATGGTTCATTTCCACTGCTACCTTTGATGGCGTGTTCCAGATCAACAGCAAAACTTCGATTGCCACCATTACCGATGGTACCAGTAACACATTTCTGGCAGGCGAGCGTTATAGTAAAGACAATGAGTGGGCCGACCTGCCTAATCGTCGTGGTTGGGCCTGGTCAAATTACAACTCACCACAAGACTGCCTGGCAGGCACCCTGCAGCCTATCAACTATACAATGCCAGCAGGTGTCGGCCCCAGCCCCTCTTTTACTTATCAAGATAACCGCCTGAGTTCGTTTGGCAGTGGCCACACCGGTGGGGCTAACTTCGTATTCTGCGATGGTTCGGTTCGGTTTATTGCCGCCACCAGCACTGCCTCTTTGGCAAACCTGCAATTACTGGCTCGCATCAGCGATGGCCAGGTAGCTACCCTCCCCTAA